One Brassica oleracea var. oleracea cultivar TO1000 chromosome C7, BOL, whole genome shotgun sequence genomic window carries:
- the LOC106306681 gene encoding uncharacterized protein LOC106306681 isoform X1 — MKVAVIGSGISGLGSAYVLATQGLEELVLYEKEESLGGHAKTVRFDGVDLDLGFMVFNRVTYPNMMEFFENLGVDMEISDMSFAVSLDNGKGCEWGSRNGVSGLFAQKKNALNPYFWQMIREIVKFKEDVLRYIEELEANPDIDRSETLGEFLNARGYSEMFQKAYLVPICGSIWSCPSDGVLSFSAYSVLSFCCNHHLLQIFGRPQWLSVAGRSQTYVAKVRAELERLGCKIRTSCDIKSVLTSDDGRVTVTSGDGSEEVFDKCILAMHAPDALRLLGEQVTFDETRVLGAFRYVYSDIYLHHDTDLMPRNQAAWSAWNFLGSTEKKVCVTYWLNILQNLGQDREPFFVTLNPDQTPKKTLLKWTTGHPVPSVAALTASQELHKIQGKRNIWFCGAYQGYGFHEDGLKAGMAAARGLLGKEAALLDNPRHMVPSLTETGARLFVTRFLGQFISTGCVTILEEGGTMFNFEGKDPTCPLKSVLKIHSPQFYWKVMTQADLGLADAYINGDFSFVDRDSGLLNFMMILIANRDLSSPKSNLAKKRGWWTPMFLTAGVASAKYFLKHVSRQNTLTQARRNISRHYDLSNELFGLFLDDTMTYSSAVFKSDDEILRAAQMRKISLLIDKARVEKHHEVLEIGCGWGTLAIEVVRRTGCRYTGITLSIEQLKYAEEKVKEAGLEDRITFKLCDYRQLSDAHKYDRIISCEMLEAVGHEFMEMFFSRCEAALAENGLMVLQFISIPEERYNEYRLSSDFIKEYIFPGGCLPSLARVTSAMSSSSRLCIEHVENIGIHYYQTLRMWRKNFLDRQKPIMALGFDDKFIRTWEYYFDYCAAGFKTLTLGNYQVVFSRPGNVAAFADSYKGFPSAYYVA; from the exons GTTACGTATCCAAACATGATGGAGTTCTTCGAGAATCTTGGAGTAGACATGGAGATTTCAGACATGTCTTTCGCAGTAAGCCTTGACAATGGCAAAGGATGTGAATGGGGAAGCCGCAACGGTGTGTCTGGCTTATTTGCTCAGAAGAAGAACGCTCTAAACCCTTATTTCTGGCAAATGATCAGAGAGATCGTTAAGTTTAAAGAAGACGTTTTAAGATACATCGAAGAGCTCGAGGCTAACCCTGACATCGATCGAAGTGAAACCTTAGGAGAGTTCCTCAATGCTCGTGGATACTCTGAAATGTTTCAGAAAGCTTACTTG GTTCCAATATGTGGCTCGATATGGTCATGTCCATCAGATGGTGTTTTAAGCTTCTCTGCTTACTCTGTTCTTTCGTTTTGCTGCAACCACCACCTACTTCAG ATCTTTGGGAGGCCACAGTGGCTAAGTGTTGCAGGACGTTCTCAGACTTATGTTGCAAAG GTTAGGGCAGAATTGGAGCGACTAGGATGCAAGATCAGAACAAGCTGTGACATAAAATCTGTTTTGACATCTGATGATGGTCGAGTCACTGTAACAAGTGGAGACGGGTCTGAAGAAGTATTTGATAAGTGCATATTGGCTATGCACGCTCCAGATGCTCTGAGGTTGCTTGGTGAACAAGTCACTTTTGATGAAACTAGGGTTCTTGGCGCTTTCCGATACGTTTACAG CGATATATATCTTCATCATGACACTGACTTGATGCCGCGGAACCAAGCAGCATGGAGCGCGTGGAATTTCTTGGGAAGCACGGAAAAAAAAGTATGTGTAACATACTGGCTCAACATACTTCAG AACCTTGGGCAAGACCGTGAACCGTTCTTCGTGACACTTAACCCAGATCAGACTCCAAAGAAAACATTGCTCAAATGGACCACTGGGCATCCTGTGCCTTCTGTTGCAGCTTTGACAGCCTCACAGGAGCTTCACAAGATTCAAGGCAAACGTAACATATGGTTTTGTGGTGCATATCAAGGTTACGGCTTCCATGAAGATGGACTAAAG GCTGGTATGGCGGCTGCACGAGGTTTGCTAGGGAAAGAAGCTGCTCTTCTCGACAATCCAAGACATATGGTTCCTTCTCTAACGGAAACAGGAGCACGGCTTTTTGTTACTAGGTTCTTGGGACAGTTCATATCAACTGGTTGTGTAAC GATACTGGAAGAAGGAGGAACAATGTTCAACTTTGAGGGAAAAGATCCTACTTGTCCTTTGAAATCTGTCCTCAAGATTCACAGTCCTCAGTTTTACTGGAAG GTTATGACACAAGCAGATTTGGGACTTGCAGATGCTTATATCAATGGAGATTTTTCATTCGTTGATAGAGACTCAGGACTTTTGAATTTCATGATG ATTCTCATTGCTAACAGAGATCTTTCCTCACCAAAGTCAAATCTTGCTAAGAAGAG GGGATGGTGGACACCAATGTTTCTAACTGCCGGTGTAGCATCTGCTAAGTATTTTCTAAAGCATGTCTCTAGACAGAACACTTTAACACAAGCTCGCAGGAACATTTCTCGTCACTATGACCTT AGCAACGAGCTTTTTGGTTTATTCTTGGATGATACCATGACTTACTCCTCTGCAGTATTCAAG TCAGATGATGAGATTCTGAGAGCTGCTCAGATGAGAAAAATATCTCTTCTAATTGATAAG GCGAGAGTAGAGAAGCACCATGAGGTTTTGGAAATTGGATGTGGATGGGGAACTTTGGCCATAGAAGTTGTGAGAAGAACTGGATGCAGATACACTGGCATCACATTATCTATTGAACAGCTTAAATATGCAGAAGAGAAAGTGAAAGAAGCTGGACTTGAG GACCGGATCACCTTTAAGCTCTGCGATTATCGTCAACTATCTGATGCTCACAAATATGATAGAATCATATCTTG TGAGATGCTAGAAGCAGTTGGCCATGAGTTTATGGAGATGTTCTTCAGTCGTTGTGAAGCTGCGCTTGCAGAAAACGGCCTAATGGTCTTGCAG TTCATATCGATACCCGAAGAGCGTTACAATGAGTATAGACTAAGCTCAGATTTCATTAAGGAATACATATTCCCTGGTGGATGCCTTCCTTCCTTAGCAAGAGTTACTTCTGCCATGTCCTCTTCTTCTAGGCTATG CATTGAACATGTCGAGAATATTGGAATTCATTACTACCAAACATTGAGAATGTGGAGGAAGAACTTCTTGGACAGACAAAA GCCAATCATGGCTCTAGGATTCGATGATAAGTTCATAAGGACATGGGAGTATTATTTTGATTATTGCGCAGCTGGTTTCAAGACTCTTACCCTTGGAAACTACCAG GTGGTGTTCTCGCGTCCAGGGAACGTAGCTGCATTCGCTGATTCATACAAGGGATTTCCTTCTGCTTATTATGTCGCCTGA
- the LOC106306681 gene encoding uncharacterized protein LOC106306681 isoform X2, protein MMEFFENLGVDMEISDMSFAVSLDNGKGCEWGSRNGVSGLFAQKKNALNPYFWQMIREIVKFKEDVLRYIEELEANPDIDRSETLGEFLNARGYSEMFQKAYLVPICGSIWSCPSDGVLSFSAYSVLSFCCNHHLLQIFGRPQWLSVAGRSQTYVAKVRAELERLGCKIRTSCDIKSVLTSDDGRVTVTSGDGSEEVFDKCILAMHAPDALRLLGEQVTFDETRVLGAFRYVYSDIYLHHDTDLMPRNQAAWSAWNFLGSTEKKVCVTYWLNILQNLGQDREPFFVTLNPDQTPKKTLLKWTTGHPVPSVAALTASQELHKIQGKRNIWFCGAYQGYGFHEDGLKAGMAAARGLLGKEAALLDNPRHMVPSLTETGARLFVTRFLGQFISTGCVTILEEGGTMFNFEGKDPTCPLKSVLKIHSPQFYWKVMTQADLGLADAYINGDFSFVDRDSGLLNFMMILIANRDLSSPKSNLAKKRGWWTPMFLTAGVASAKYFLKHVSRQNTLTQARRNISRHYDLSNELFGLFLDDTMTYSSAVFKSDDEILRAAQMRKISLLIDKARVEKHHEVLEIGCGWGTLAIEVVRRTGCRYTGITLSIEQLKYAEEKVKEAGLEDRITFKLCDYRQLSDAHKYDRIISCEMLEAVGHEFMEMFFSRCEAALAENGLMVLQFISIPEERYNEYRLSSDFIKEYIFPGGCLPSLARVTSAMSSSSRLCIEHVENIGIHYYQTLRMWRKNFLDRQKPIMALGFDDKFIRTWEYYFDYCAAGFKTLTLGNYQVVFSRPGNVAAFADSYKGFPSAYYVA, encoded by the exons ATGATGGAGTTCTTCGAGAATCTTGGAGTAGACATGGAGATTTCAGACATGTCTTTCGCAGTAAGCCTTGACAATGGCAAAGGATGTGAATGGGGAAGCCGCAACGGTGTGTCTGGCTTATTTGCTCAGAAGAAGAACGCTCTAAACCCTTATTTCTGGCAAATGATCAGAGAGATCGTTAAGTTTAAAGAAGACGTTTTAAGATACATCGAAGAGCTCGAGGCTAACCCTGACATCGATCGAAGTGAAACCTTAGGAGAGTTCCTCAATGCTCGTGGATACTCTGAAATGTTTCAGAAAGCTTACTTG GTTCCAATATGTGGCTCGATATGGTCATGTCCATCAGATGGTGTTTTAAGCTTCTCTGCTTACTCTGTTCTTTCGTTTTGCTGCAACCACCACCTACTTCAG ATCTTTGGGAGGCCACAGTGGCTAAGTGTTGCAGGACGTTCTCAGACTTATGTTGCAAAG GTTAGGGCAGAATTGGAGCGACTAGGATGCAAGATCAGAACAAGCTGTGACATAAAATCTGTTTTGACATCTGATGATGGTCGAGTCACTGTAACAAGTGGAGACGGGTCTGAAGAAGTATTTGATAAGTGCATATTGGCTATGCACGCTCCAGATGCTCTGAGGTTGCTTGGTGAACAAGTCACTTTTGATGAAACTAGGGTTCTTGGCGCTTTCCGATACGTTTACAG CGATATATATCTTCATCATGACACTGACTTGATGCCGCGGAACCAAGCAGCATGGAGCGCGTGGAATTTCTTGGGAAGCACGGAAAAAAAAGTATGTGTAACATACTGGCTCAACATACTTCAG AACCTTGGGCAAGACCGTGAACCGTTCTTCGTGACACTTAACCCAGATCAGACTCCAAAGAAAACATTGCTCAAATGGACCACTGGGCATCCTGTGCCTTCTGTTGCAGCTTTGACAGCCTCACAGGAGCTTCACAAGATTCAAGGCAAACGTAACATATGGTTTTGTGGTGCATATCAAGGTTACGGCTTCCATGAAGATGGACTAAAG GCTGGTATGGCGGCTGCACGAGGTTTGCTAGGGAAAGAAGCTGCTCTTCTCGACAATCCAAGACATATGGTTCCTTCTCTAACGGAAACAGGAGCACGGCTTTTTGTTACTAGGTTCTTGGGACAGTTCATATCAACTGGTTGTGTAAC GATACTGGAAGAAGGAGGAACAATGTTCAACTTTGAGGGAAAAGATCCTACTTGTCCTTTGAAATCTGTCCTCAAGATTCACAGTCCTCAGTTTTACTGGAAG GTTATGACACAAGCAGATTTGGGACTTGCAGATGCTTATATCAATGGAGATTTTTCATTCGTTGATAGAGACTCAGGACTTTTGAATTTCATGATG ATTCTCATTGCTAACAGAGATCTTTCCTCACCAAAGTCAAATCTTGCTAAGAAGAG GGGATGGTGGACACCAATGTTTCTAACTGCCGGTGTAGCATCTGCTAAGTATTTTCTAAAGCATGTCTCTAGACAGAACACTTTAACACAAGCTCGCAGGAACATTTCTCGTCACTATGACCTT AGCAACGAGCTTTTTGGTTTATTCTTGGATGATACCATGACTTACTCCTCTGCAGTATTCAAG TCAGATGATGAGATTCTGAGAGCTGCTCAGATGAGAAAAATATCTCTTCTAATTGATAAG GCGAGAGTAGAGAAGCACCATGAGGTTTTGGAAATTGGATGTGGATGGGGAACTTTGGCCATAGAAGTTGTGAGAAGAACTGGATGCAGATACACTGGCATCACATTATCTATTGAACAGCTTAAATATGCAGAAGAGAAAGTGAAAGAAGCTGGACTTGAG GACCGGATCACCTTTAAGCTCTGCGATTATCGTCAACTATCTGATGCTCACAAATATGATAGAATCATATCTTG TGAGATGCTAGAAGCAGTTGGCCATGAGTTTATGGAGATGTTCTTCAGTCGTTGTGAAGCTGCGCTTGCAGAAAACGGCCTAATGGTCTTGCAG TTCATATCGATACCCGAAGAGCGTTACAATGAGTATAGACTAAGCTCAGATTTCATTAAGGAATACATATTCCCTGGTGGATGCCTTCCTTCCTTAGCAAGAGTTACTTCTGCCATGTCCTCTTCTTCTAGGCTATG CATTGAACATGTCGAGAATATTGGAATTCATTACTACCAAACATTGAGAATGTGGAGGAAGAACTTCTTGGACAGACAAAA GCCAATCATGGCTCTAGGATTCGATGATAAGTTCATAAGGACATGGGAGTATTATTTTGATTATTGCGCAGCTGGTTTCAAGACTCTTACCCTTGGAAACTACCAG GTGGTGTTCTCGCGTCCAGGGAACGTAGCTGCATTCGCTGATTCATACAAGGGATTTCCTTCTGCTTATTATGTCGCCTGA